In Persicimonas caeni, a single window of DNA contains:
- a CDS encoding DUF4234 domain-containing protein, with amino-acid sequence MQRGETRHPIQMLWLSVLTCCLYAVWFVFFALPRDINRGLGLEEFDGRRELLLTVLTCGVWGLWYWWRLCEALVQVQRAWGVPPVMRSPVMFYTLFVGMGPSAAQWALNNAWENGTPGGFGYGSYYDL; translated from the coding sequence ATGCAACGTGGCGAAACCCGACATCCGATCCAAATGCTGTGGCTCTCGGTCCTCACCTGTTGTCTCTACGCGGTGTGGTTCGTGTTCTTCGCGCTGCCACGCGACATCAACCGCGGGCTGGGCCTCGAGGAGTTCGACGGGCGCCGCGAGCTGTTGTTGACCGTGCTCACCTGCGGGGTGTGGGGGCTGTGGTATTGGTGGCGTTTGTGTGAAGCCCTCGTGCAGGTCCAACGCGCCTGGGGCGTGCCGCCGGTGATGCGCTCGCCGGTCATGTTCTACACGCTCTTTGTGGGGATGGGGCCCAGCGCCGCTCAATGGGCGCTGAACAACGCCTGGGAAAACGGCACGCCCGGCGGTTTCGGTTACGGATCCTACTACGATCTTTGA
- the radA gene encoding DNA repair protein RadA: MAKPRTIYVCQSCGHEHHKWGGKCKGCDEWNTLVEEIRGGDNDKPSGGSAKAGYGAEGGAEPVRMSEVEFTDENRVHSGISEFDRVLGGGFVPGSVVLLGGDPGIGKSTLSLQVAGHFAERELDVLYVSGEESLSQLRMRAERLTIDADNVWVVGETILERAEKRLRDKKPDLFVVDSIQTLSTERLTSSPGSVAQLREVTSALTQLAKGLNIPTVLIGHVTKEGAIAGPKVLEHMVDTVLYFEGQPGMNYRVLRAVKNRYGSTNEIGVFEMRGSGLHEVLNPSAMFLAERPEKASGSAVVPIVEGTRPLLVEIQALVSPSNYGPPRITSIGVDQNRVMLLLNIIEKRTGLKVAGHDVFVNVAGGARVSEPAADLGIAVAILSSYLDRGVPSNTVAFGEVGLTGEVRAVTQALARLGEAKKLGFERGVLPRGNVSEIEEVSTPDNTPFAGFKLDFARTLADVIRAVFGKDVLS, encoded by the coding sequence ATGGCAAAGCCAAGAACGATCTACGTGTGCCAGAGCTGCGGTCACGAACACCACAAGTGGGGCGGCAAGTGCAAGGGCTGCGACGAGTGGAACACGCTCGTCGAGGAGATCCGTGGAGGGGACAACGACAAGCCGTCGGGTGGCAGCGCCAAGGCGGGCTACGGCGCCGAGGGCGGCGCCGAGCCGGTGCGTATGAGCGAGGTGGAGTTTACCGACGAAAACCGCGTCCACAGCGGCATCTCGGAGTTCGACCGGGTCCTCGGCGGGGGCTTCGTGCCCGGAAGCGTCGTCTTGTTGGGCGGCGATCCGGGTATCGGCAAGTCGACGCTGTCGTTGCAGGTCGCAGGCCACTTCGCCGAGCGGGAGCTGGACGTTCTGTACGTCTCGGGTGAGGAGAGCCTCTCCCAACTCAGGATGCGTGCGGAGCGGCTCACCATCGACGCCGACAACGTGTGGGTCGTCGGCGAGACGATCCTCGAGCGCGCCGAGAAGCGCCTGCGCGACAAGAAGCCCGATCTATTTGTGGTCGACTCCATCCAGACCTTGTCGACCGAGCGTCTGACCTCGTCACCGGGGAGTGTCGCGCAGCTTCGTGAGGTCACCAGCGCGCTCACGCAGTTGGCCAAAGGACTCAATATCCCCACGGTCCTCATCGGCCACGTCACCAAAGAGGGCGCCATCGCCGGGCCCAAGGTACTCGAGCACATGGTCGACACCGTGCTGTACTTCGAGGGCCAGCCGGGCATGAACTACCGGGTGCTGCGGGCGGTCAAGAACCGGTACGGCTCGACCAACGAGATCGGCGTGTTCGAGATGCGCGGCTCGGGCCTGCACGAGGTGTTGAACCCGTCGGCCATGTTCCTTGCCGAGCGCCCCGAGAAAGCTTCTGGTAGCGCAGTCGTGCCGATTGTGGAGGGGACAAGACCCCTGCTCGTCGAGATCCAGGCGCTCGTCAGCCCGAGCAACTACGGGCCGCCACGCATCACCAGCATCGGCGTCGATCAGAACCGCGTGATGCTGCTGCTCAATATCATTGAAAAGCGCACCGGGCTCAAAGTCGCCGGCCACGACGTCTTCGTCAACGTCGCCGGTGGCGCACGGGTCTCCGAGCCGGCGGCCGACTTGGGGATCGCCGTGGCGATCTTGTCGAGCTACCTCGATCGAGGTGTGCCGTCGAATACGGTGGCGTTTGGAGAGGTGGGGCTCACCGGCGAGGTCCGCGCGGTGACTCAGGCGCTGGCGCGCCTTGGAGAGGCAAAGAAGTTGGGCTTCGAGCGAGGCGTGTTGCCGCGTGGAAACGTCTCCGAGATCGAAGAGGTTTCCACGCCGGACAACACGCCTTTTGCCGGCTTCAAGCTCGACTTCGCTCGCACGCTCGCCGACGTCATCCGTGCCGTGTTCGGAAAAGACGTCTTGAGCTAA
- a CDS encoding prolipoprotein diacylglyceryl transferase, with translation MNMLAALPYWQFGPWTLVESLPIIDKPLQVHSFGMLVAIGLIACLTAASWRGEKKLGVSGESVQNFGIFLIIFGWIFSHMFNVVFYEPEKLAENPWILFEVWGSISSYGGLLGGIIAVFIWKATHKDMDLLMWADHAAWSIPIAWFFGRMGCASVHDHPGAIAPESWPLAFQFPDGTIRHDLGFYEMIWWAVIVAAVFWFDRKPRPKGFFLGLVFMMYAPVRFILDFMRVWPQSARGDIDVNPVVGFFLDLLHVQPEVYTYGGDARYLGLTPAQYVSIGIFTAGLVIFLKVKDNPPMEWKQFKRKPRDEQK, from the coding sequence ATGAACATGCTTGCCGCCCTGCCCTATTGGCAATTTGGGCCGTGGACGCTAGTCGAAAGCCTGCCCATCATCGATAAACCCCTGCAGGTTCACTCCTTCGGCATGCTGGTGGCCATCGGTCTGATCGCCTGTTTGACGGCGGCCAGTTGGCGCGGCGAGAAGAAACTCGGCGTCAGCGGTGAATCGGTCCAAAACTTCGGCATCTTCCTGATCATCTTCGGGTGGATCTTCTCGCACATGTTCAACGTGGTGTTCTACGAGCCCGAGAAGCTCGCCGAGAACCCGTGGATCCTGTTCGAGGTATGGGGCTCGATTTCGAGCTACGGCGGTCTTCTGGGCGGCATCATCGCCGTATTTATCTGGAAGGCGACCCACAAGGACATGGACCTGCTCATGTGGGCCGACCACGCTGCTTGGTCCATTCCGATCGCCTGGTTCTTCGGGCGCATGGGCTGCGCGTCGGTTCACGACCACCCGGGCGCCATCGCACCGGAGAGTTGGCCGCTGGCGTTCCAGTTCCCCGACGGCACCATCCGCCACGACCTGGGCTTTTACGAGATGATCTGGTGGGCCGTCATCGTCGCCGCCGTCTTCTGGTTCGACCGCAAGCCGCGGCCCAAAGGCTTCTTCTTGGGCCTCGTCTTCATGATGTACGCCCCGGTGCGCTTCATCCTCGACTTCATGCGCGTGTGGCCGCAGTCGGCCCGCGGCGACATCGACGTCAACCCGGTGGTGGGCTTTTTCCTCGACCTGTTGCACGTCCAGCCGGAGGTCTACACCTACGGCGGCGACGCGCGTTACCTGGGTCTGACCCCCGCCCAATACGTCTCCATCGGCATCTTTACGGCAGGCTTGGTGATCTTCTTGAAGGTCAAAGACAACCCTCCGATGGAGTGGAAGCAGTTCAAGCGCAAGCCACGTGACGAACAGAAGTAA
- a CDS encoding OmpA family protein: protein MKGRDFEGKHGTAGISARLKALAFAAVVALAAAPAGVSAQGLPTADDLESEQPTDEEVEPEAPAQEEPTEPEQPEAPPEAEDAGESEAEATQPAEETTEPEAASDEEGSETVEAPADAEAGDASAEDDTRFAAPGINIEGARGFQHITSAIAGKPNTYHVGFLGNFTKGSDVIRYQDENEFVGGNLLFQATILEYLSANIGVRATNNVNTFGRPQAMLAQGDVHLGVRGHYVPQPGFHVAGDMTVFFPTGFSSAGLDASATSFRPRMLATAELGEFLPEANGKKVPLTAHFNFGFLFDNSSSLVPDGLRPTRVERFAHNISAYDYLQFGLGFEYALPYVSPFLAWNLDVPVNPDAGVCAEAATLPCLTDEGFAAFPDTLSLGVRGEPIENLGLTAGVDIGLTGADVNGIPVTPPWQMIVGASWAIDPEPKIEYVEKVVEKEKVVEKMPPQGFIVGTVTDKKTGEPIGGAVIRYMVEGKKTPQATSPQGTFLSYGFDPGKEVQIKVSHPDYHATEARQMIDGEGQVELAVSLDPIPKQGTVGGTVIDQEGNPIPNATIKLTGPDAVEVTTGVTGKFEKEVAAGDYTVAASAEGFLTGGRDAEVASNKELQLEITLKPEPKEKLVEVQEDRIRIKQKVFFETGKAKILPRSYDVLNQVASVLLETPRIEQLRIEGHTDDVGAEDYNLELSQSRADSVRKYLIEQGISQERIEAKGFGESQPLVPNASDRNRSLNRRVEFRIVDQGLEEKGDEK, encoded by the coding sequence ATGAAAGGTCGTGACTTCGAAGGGAAGCATGGAACCGCCGGCATCTCGGCGCGGCTAAAGGCCCTGGCGTTTGCAGCGGTCGTTGCGCTGGCCGCCGCTCCTGCGGGCGTTTCGGCGCAGGGGCTTCCTACCGCCGACGATTTGGAGTCCGAGCAGCCGACCGACGAGGAGGTCGAGCCCGAAGCTCCTGCCCAAGAGGAGCCGACCGAGCCCGAGCAGCCCGAAGCGCCCCCCGAGGCCGAGGACGCGGGCGAGAGCGAAGCCGAGGCAACCCAGCCGGCTGAAGAGACGACCGAGCCGGAGGCTGCCAGCGACGAAGAGGGCTCCGAGACCGTCGAAGCGCCTGCCGACGCCGAAGCCGGCGACGCCTCGGCCGAAGACGATACCCGCTTTGCCGCTCCCGGCATCAACATCGAGGGCGCGCGCGGCTTCCAGCACATCACCTCGGCGATCGCCGGCAAGCCCAACACCTACCATGTGGGCTTCCTTGGAAACTTCACCAAGGGCTCCGACGTCATTCGCTACCAGGACGAAAACGAGTTCGTCGGCGGGAACTTGTTGTTCCAGGCGACCATTCTCGAATACCTGTCGGCCAATATCGGCGTGCGGGCCACCAACAACGTCAACACGTTCGGCCGACCGCAGGCCATGCTCGCCCAGGGTGACGTTCATCTGGGCGTTCGCGGCCACTATGTGCCGCAGCCCGGCTTTCACGTCGCCGGCGACATGACCGTCTTTTTCCCGACCGGGTTTTCCTCGGCGGGACTCGACGCCAGCGCTACGAGCTTCCGGCCGCGCATGCTCGCGACCGCCGAGCTCGGCGAGTTTTTGCCCGAGGCCAACGGCAAGAAGGTGCCGCTGACGGCACACTTCAACTTCGGATTCTTGTTCGACAACAGCTCGTCGCTCGTGCCCGACGGGCTGCGCCCGACCCGCGTCGAGCGCTTCGCGCACAATATCAGCGCCTACGACTACTTGCAGTTCGGCCTCGGCTTCGAGTACGCGCTGCCTTACGTCTCGCCGTTTTTGGCGTGGAACCTCGACGTGCCGGTCAACCCGGACGCCGGGGTGTGCGCCGAGGCGGCCACACTGCCATGTCTGACCGACGAGGGCTTCGCTGCCTTCCCCGACACGCTGAGCTTGGGCGTGCGCGGTGAGCCGATCGAGAACCTCGGTCTGACCGCCGGCGTCGACATCGGGCTGACCGGCGCCGACGTCAATGGCATTCCGGTGACGCCGCCCTGGCAAATGATCGTCGGCGCGAGTTGGGCGATCGATCCCGAGCCGAAGATCGAGTACGTCGAGAAGGTCGTCGAAAAGGAAAAGGTCGTCGAGAAGATGCCCCCGCAGGGCTTCATCGTCGGCACCGTCACCGACAAGAAGACCGGCGAGCCCATCGGCGGCGCGGTGATCCGCTACATGGTCGAGGGCAAGAAGACCCCGCAGGCTACCAGCCCGCAGGGAACCTTCCTTTCGTACGGCTTCGACCCGGGCAAAGAAGTCCAGATCAAGGTCAGCCATCCCGACTACCACGCAACGGAAGCGCGCCAGATGATCGACGGGGAGGGCCAGGTCGAGCTGGCTGTCTCGCTCGACCCGATTCCCAAGCAGGGCACCGTCGGCGGCACGGTCATCGACCAAGAGGGCAATCCGATTCCGAACGCGACCATCAAGCTGACCGGACCGGACGCCGTCGAAGTGACCACCGGCGTGACCGGCAAGTTCGAAAAAGAAGTCGCGGCCGGCGACTATACCGTCGCTGCCAGCGCCGAGGGCTTTCTGACCGGCGGTCGTGACGCCGAGGTCGCCAGCAACAAAGAGCTCCAGCTCGAGATCACCCTCAAGCCCGAGCCCAAAGAGAAGCTCGTCGAGGTTCAGGAAGACCGTATCCGCATCAAGCAGAAGGTCTTCTTCGAGACGGGCAAGGCCAAGATTCTGCCGCGCTCCTACGATGTGCTCAACCAGGTCGCCTCGGTCCTTCTGGAGACCCCGCGTATCGAGCAGCTTCGCATCGAAGGCCACACCGACGACGTGGGCGCCGAGGACTACAACCTCGAGCTGTCACAGAGTCGCGCCGATAGCGTGCGCAAGTACCTCATCGAGCAGGGCATCAGCCAAGAGCGCATCGAGGCCAAAGGCTTCGGCGAGTCCCAGCCGCTGGTCCCCAACGCTTCGGACCGCAACCGCTCGTTGAACCGACGCGTCGAGTTCCGCATTGTCGACCAGGGACTCGAAGAGAAGGGCGACGAGAAATAA
- a CDS encoding vWA domain-containing protein, translated as MGNQRFKQTLLGAVTLGTFLAFAPSAHADGEWKAPDVTILLGADIFSGGQTDKSGPMLNTTISNYWEDGACTYDQNGVPSSDCDRLRFGLTMFRGPNTSNNICPDPIAPLSPPQEDGGGQLTTGGPYHVAQLQSDAGDLYCDDFKQRTLGEAMLEYRDNRFNNELGTNWPDRPQLTLQLIKNLPQTNNATQDQVREALLAACELYQGNGGQHLSLPTWVMTSPLADADAELFGGMLAAAGGTGQCCYKPAFAGSCDPTDSSQTLDMCEHLLEQNSSGIVHTETRLRSDIDDAKYNCTATGKPAAPGAMKHDKFSDMKCNLQGSPCSGNHPGEPAYLWPVFSCIQLRPSNIPPDQLSVEYCGEIDGEPIDASHGDKDGDGCITLTPGNGIEFVDENKNLYYVSQGGSSLCQSIGSGDSTINVNCPNLNELCDLNDGSQCTLGQYQCINNRQVCERFPGNDSCDSAACGQEQVHDVGLVQPNVQFVVDRSGSMSGNRWTSAEQVTENLATWSYEGAGCEDDGTYCDKVRLGVHFWSSYPAYAYGAQEDMTGTMIDDAYDDNAPSGGTAFHVAAQQLRDEAALQDSTRPNAGIFVTDGAPDQAFTTREAVRLLCDLKTRSGSPVATYSVGYQDGNQQLNSLIAAAGGTGSCCFASDGTCDTEREASPCEMYRYEQDNGQRIVNELETWLQTYEPVWYAGWREIVDSHAARGHTKDSYRTGTVADDLDMALDFSMFAYANLVGNPDNIDCDSNAGNPNATGSNPGAFYRYMICEMEDTLSYVVRQRYDWGNDRAEEYDSSEYTALKRVQDDSAFLDNDYVCTGSKFADDENALYAELQAILSSMECTYPLSLLDGMDSAPQFTDATRVKLYVPSLGTVVDVPHTDDTDAQRDFKDELCNLGIANCASYQDDGWSFSNEGRTSVKLTPELCDLTKTDLVEQLTTQVCRMCDPDLVGTSCDYVACTPSSPPSNPTTGDTAYTADGEMCEFTEFPCADNPDDTCSGWTKTGRCGMGAYACDADGFPYCEQVRSRMPEICNNVDDDCDGSIDDLSENLDEWDEPQYSIAGEEYDGWYCSYRDTCTCPPGHTDSVGGTKADGADEFTKMMEHQQQYGECQCGEGMVSGENTAYEPTRTWAPSKPEGEPQAACSAAGDNAPTGLGAAIAALLFGLVGWRRRRDG; from the coding sequence ATGGGGAATCAACGTTTCAAGCAGACGCTCTTGGGGGCCGTCACGCTGGGCACCTTCCTAGCATTTGCCCCGAGTGCGCACGCAGACGGGGAGTGGAAGGCGCCGGACGTCACGATCTTGTTAGGCGCTGATATCTTTTCGGGAGGCCAGACCGACAAGTCAGGCCCGATGCTCAACACGACGATCAGCAACTACTGGGAGGATGGGGCGTGCACCTACGACCAAAACGGTGTGCCCAGTTCGGACTGCGATCGCTTGCGCTTCGGCCTGACGATGTTTCGTGGCCCGAATACGTCAAATAACATCTGTCCGGACCCGATCGCGCCGCTGTCACCGCCCCAAGAAGACGGTGGCGGCCAGCTTACCACGGGCGGCCCCTACCACGTCGCCCAACTCCAGAGCGACGCCGGTGATCTGTATTGCGACGATTTCAAGCAGCGGACCCTCGGCGAGGCGATGCTCGAGTATCGAGACAATCGCTTCAACAACGAATTGGGTACGAACTGGCCTGACCGCCCCCAATTGACGCTGCAACTCATCAAGAACCTGCCACAGACCAACAATGCCACCCAGGACCAGGTGCGCGAAGCACTCTTGGCCGCCTGCGAATTGTACCAAGGCAATGGCGGCCAACATCTCTCGTTGCCGACCTGGGTGATGACCTCGCCGCTGGCTGACGCCGACGCGGAGCTGTTCGGGGGCATGCTCGCAGCAGCCGGGGGAACCGGGCAATGCTGTTACAAGCCGGCATTTGCGGGCAGCTGCGATCCGACCGATTCGAGCCAGACGCTCGACATGTGTGAGCATCTGCTCGAGCAGAATAGCAGCGGGATCGTCCACACCGAAACGCGCCTTCGCAGCGACATCGACGACGCGAAGTACAATTGCACGGCCACCGGCAAGCCTGCTGCGCCCGGTGCGATGAAGCACGACAAGTTCAGCGACATGAAGTGTAACTTGCAGGGAAGCCCCTGTAGCGGCAACCACCCCGGAGAGCCGGCCTATCTGTGGCCGGTGTTCTCGTGCATCCAGCTGCGCCCGTCGAATATCCCTCCCGACCAGCTCTCCGTGGAGTACTGCGGTGAGATCGACGGCGAGCCCATCGACGCGTCGCACGGCGACAAAGATGGCGACGGCTGCATTACGCTGACGCCGGGCAACGGCATCGAATTCGTCGATGAGAACAAGAATCTCTATTACGTGTCGCAAGGCGGCAGTTCGCTTTGCCAGAGCATCGGTAGCGGTGACTCGACGATCAACGTCAACTGCCCGAACCTCAACGAGCTTTGCGACCTGAACGACGGCAGCCAGTGCACGCTGGGTCAATACCAGTGCATCAACAACCGACAGGTATGTGAGCGCTTTCCGGGCAACGACAGTTGCGACTCGGCCGCCTGTGGCCAGGAGCAGGTCCACGACGTCGGCCTCGTGCAGCCCAACGTGCAGTTCGTGGTCGACCGCTCCGGCTCGATGTCTGGCAACCGTTGGACTTCGGCCGAGCAAGTCACCGAGAACCTGGCCACCTGGAGCTACGAGGGGGCAGGTTGTGAGGACGACGGAACCTATTGCGACAAAGTTCGCCTCGGCGTGCACTTCTGGAGCTCTTACCCGGCCTACGCGTACGGGGCTCAGGAAGACATGACGGGCACCATGATCGACGACGCCTACGACGACAACGCTCCCAGCGGCGGCACCGCGTTCCACGTCGCCGCCCAACAGCTTCGTGATGAAGCAGCGCTGCAAGACTCGACGCGGCCCAACGCCGGTATCTTCGTGACCGATGGTGCGCCCGACCAGGCGTTCACCACGCGCGAAGCGGTACGACTGCTGTGTGACCTGAAGACGCGCTCCGGCTCGCCGGTGGCCACCTACTCGGTGGGCTATCAGGACGGCAACCAGCAGCTCAACTCGCTCATCGCCGCGGCCGGCGGCACGGGCAGCTGCTGCTTCGCCAGCGATGGTACCTGCGACACCGAGCGTGAAGCTTCGCCGTGCGAGATGTACCGCTACGAGCAAGACAACGGCCAGCGCATCGTCAACGAGCTCGAGACCTGGCTGCAGACCTACGAGCCGGTCTGGTACGCCGGTTGGCGAGAAATCGTCGATTCGCACGCGGCCCGCGGGCACACCAAGGACTCGTATCGCACCGGTACAGTCGCTGATGATCTCGACATGGCGCTCGACTTCTCGATGTTTGCGTACGCCAACCTTGTGGGGAACCCCGACAACATCGACTGCGATTCGAACGCCGGCAACCCCAACGCCACGGGCAGCAACCCGGGCGCCTTCTACCGCTACATGATTTGCGAGATGGAGGACACATTGTCGTATGTCGTCCGTCAACGCTACGACTGGGGCAACGACAGGGCTGAAGAATACGACAGCAGCGAGTATACCGCGCTCAAGCGCGTCCAGGACGACTCGGCCTTCTTGGACAACGACTACGTGTGCACCGGCTCGAAGTTTGCCGACGATGAGAACGCGCTCTACGCCGAGCTGCAGGCCATCTTGTCGAGCATGGAATGCACCTACCCGCTTTCACTGCTCGACGGCATGGACTCGGCGCCCCAATTCACCGACGCCACCCGCGTCAAGCTGTACGTGCCGAGCCTGGGCACTGTCGTTGACGTGCCGCACACCGATGACACCGATGCACAGCGCGACTTCAAAGACGAATTGTGCAACCTGGGCATCGCCAACTGCGCGAGCTATCAGGATGATGGCTGGAGCTTTTCGAACGAAGGACGCACTTCCGTCAAGCTGACCCCCGAGTTGTGTGACCTGACCAAGACCGACCTCGTCGAACAGCTGACCACCCAGGTCTGCCGCATGTGCGACCCCGATCTGGTCGGCACCTCCTGTGACTACGTCGCTTGCACGCCCAGTTCGCCGCCGTCGAACCCGACCACCGGCGACACCGCCTACACGGCCGACGGCGAGATGTGTGAGTTCACCGAGTTCCCCTGTGCGGACAACCCGGACGATACTTGCAGCGGATGGACCAAGACCGGTCGCTGCGGCATGGGCGCCTACGCCTGCGACGCCGACGGCTTCCCCTACTGCGAGCAAGTTCGCAGCCGGATGCCCGAGATCTGCAACAACGTCGACGACGATTGCGATGGCTCCATCGACGACCTTTCCGAGAACCTGGACGAGTGGGACGAGCCTCAGTACAGCATCGCCGGCGAAGAGTACGACGGCTGGTACTGCAGCTACCGCGACACCTGCACCTGCCCTCCGGGTCACACCGACTCGGTCGGCGGCACCAAAGCCGACGGCGCAGACGAGTTCACCAAGATGATGGAGCACCAACAGCAGTACGGCGAGTGCCAGTGTGGTGAGGGCATGGTCTCGGGAGAGAACACCGCCTACGAGCCCACCCGCACCTGGGCGCCCAGCAAGCCCGAGGGCGAGCCTCAGGCCGCCTGCTCGGCGGCCGGTGACAACGCCCCCACCGGCTTGGGTGCAGCGATCGCCGCCCTGCTCTTCGGCTTGGTTGGCTGGCGACGACGCCGCGACGGCTAA